The Candidatus Woesearchaeota archaeon genome contains the following window.
GGTTAATCTGGCTGAGTATGGTTCTTATTCTTCTACTTACAGGACTTATTGCAGGCTGTGCAGAATCCGGGATATTTGGAAATATTGTTTTAAACCAGGAACAGCAACCATCAAACACCAGTACAACCAATCAACAAAATAATCAAATAGTTGAGCAACAAAATGGGCAAGGCAGCGGACAGCCAGAACCAGTAGCACAACCCGTACCATCAGAACCTTCAGGTGTACAAGATTGGCGCTGTATTGATGATAGTGATGGTGACGATCATCACGTCAAAGGAAGTATTCTATTAAAGAACATTCAAAGTGGAGAAACAAAAACAAAATATGATCGTTGTAGTACCCAATATCCGAATGTCCTTCTTGAGTACTGGTGTAATGGAGGTCTTTGGGAGTTAACAACGGTAAACTGCAATGACCTGTATGGAAGTACGTGCAGTGATAGCGTATGTACAGTTAACGGTAAAACCAGTTCTCCAACAACGACAAAAGCTTCGCCAAGTTGTGTTGATTCGGATCAAGCAATTGATGAGTTTACCCCTGGGTATGTTAATCGTACCATCACAACAGATAATGATTCTGCAAGTCTCATCTACAAAGACTCTTGTCTCCAAGATAAAATCTACGAATACTATTGTGAAGGGGAAACTGCAAAATCTGAGTACAAACAATGCGAGTTTGGTTGTATTGATGCAGAGTATGATGCCTGTAAACAGCAAATTGTAGGTAATTGTAATCGTGATAGTGATTGTGGTGAAGCAATCTATAGTCAAAATTTTTGTAGCCAAAACAATGTCTATCAGAATATAACCGAATGGATTTGTTTGAATCCCGGCCAGGTAAACTCAACATGTGTTCAAGAACATGATGAGATTTTGATCGATGCCTGTGATAAGACAGAACAATGTAGTAATGGCAATTGTACCAAGTTAGCATGTTATGAGAATGACAGCGGCTTAGATTATGTCCGTGCAGGAGAAACAACCTATCAGGGAATAACCACAGCAGATTACTGTGAAAATAGTAGTACGATATTGCATGAGTTTTATTGTATTAATAATAATACTCTGCAAAACGAAACAATCATTGATTGCCTTGATGAATTATTTGATGAATGCAGCAAAGGAGCATGTGGCTACATCAATCAAGCCATTGCATGCTTTGCCGATGATGATTGTGGGGATCAAAGAAATCAAACTTACTGTAAAGATAACAGTCCATGGATGAACAGTACTACCTGGACATGCCTTAATCCAGCAACACCTAACGCCAATTGTGTGCAAGAGCCAAAACAAACGCAATTGCAGAACTGTACTGCTACACAAACTTGTTTTGATGGGAAATGTGTTGATCAAGGATCTTGCGTTGATAGTGATTTAGGATTAACCTACCACAAATTAGGGGTAGTCTTTTCAAATAATAAAACCTATACAGACTACTGCCTCGGGAATACCTTAACCGAATATTACTGTAGTAATAACAATAAGAATGAAACAAGCGTTGACTGCATGAATCTTTCCTACACGCATTGTAGTGTTGGTGCATGCGCCAATGAATCAGCAACAATTCAAACTATGCGTTGCAACACCAATGCTGATTGTGGTATTCCAACAACTGTTGGTGGACAGTTTTGCGACGGTCAGGCCATCTACCGTAATGACTTAATATGGGAATGCCTTGATCCAGGGAAAACAAGCAGTTCTTGTGAGAGTTACATCACAAAAAATCTGGTTCAGGCCTGTGGGCTAGATCAGGGATGTATCAATGGAAAATGCACAAGTTCTAGTGAGACAATTCCAAGCATCTTGGAACAGCCGGCTGAGCTCAATGGATGTATCGCTGATGAGGTTCGTGATTGTACTGCGACGGTAAAGAAGGAAACCTGCCAAGCACGATTCTTGTTTTTCTTGTGGTGTCTCAGCTATGAAGTCAAAGAGGTTGAGCAAGAAGGGCAGCAGATCAGAACCTGTAAGGATGGTCTTTATAGCGAATGGAGTCCATGTACGGGCTCGTAAGTAAAGTATAGGTAGAGGGTTAGCGTAAGGGGGTAAGGAAGATGGCAACAATTTCCCAGATAAAGGCACGAGAAATTTTAAGTTCTGGATCAACACCGTCATTGGAAGTTTCTGCAGATCTCAGCGATGGAACGAGAGCTACAGCATCTGTTCCTTTTGGAGCCTCTGCGGGAATTCACGAAGCAACTGTGCTCCTTGATGGAGACAGCAAAAGATATCTTGGTAAGGGAATGTTGAAAGCTGTAGAGAATGTTAACAAGAAGATTGCTCCTACGCTACTGGGAAAAGATGCACAAAACCAAGAAGCTATTGATCAATGGATGATACAATTAGATGGAACAGAAAATAAAAGCAAATTCGGAGCAAATGCTATTCTCGGTGTTTCGTTAGCAGTCGCCAGAGCAGCAGCACAATCGCGAAAGCAGGCATTTTATCACTATTTACGAGAAACTTTTTCGTTGCCCATAACTTCCTTTGTTTTGCCCTGTCCGATGATGGTTGTTATTGAAGGAGGCGTGCACGCAGACCAATCAGCTGATTTGCAGGAATATATGATCTCCCCTGTTGGAGCGTCTACGGTAAAGGAATCTGTGCGTTATGGCATTGAAACGTATCTGCATCTCAAAAAAGTATTGAAGTCTAAAAGCTTAAACGCTAATGTAGGAAATGAAGGTGCCTTTGCTCCTGCAGGTTTGGCAACAAATGATGCGCCGTTAGGATTAATGCTTGAAGCAATCAAGAATGCAGGCTATCAGCCAGGAAAAGATATTGGCCTTAGTCTAGATCCTGCGGTTTCTGAAATCTTTGAGGATGGAAAATATATACTCTCTAAAGATAATAAAGAATTAAGCTCAGAAGAAATGATTGAGTATTTTGCTGCATGGATAAAGAAGTATCCGGAGATTATTACGCTTGAAGATGCTCTTCATGAGGATGATTGGGAATACTGGCCAAAACTTACGGCAAAATTAGGGAGTAAACTACCAATTATAGGTGATGATTTAACCGTTACGAATCCAAAACGGCTGCAAAAGGCTATTGATCTCAAGGCAATCAATGCCATCCTCATTAAGCTCAATCAGATTGGAACACTAACGGAAACGATCAACTGTTGTATGCTTGCACGAAAGCATGGGATGATCACCATCATAAGCCATCGAGGTGGTGGAGAAACGAATGACACAACCATGATAGATTTGGCTGTTGCGGTAAATGCAGCATTTGTCAAGGTCGGACCTTCACGGGGAGAAAGAGTCTGCAAATACAACCGCTTGATGGAGATTGAAGACGAGTTAGGAAAAAAAGCATCCTTTGTCGGTCATGATTTCAAGAAGATACATTAAAAAAAATGGTATAAATAATCAAAAATAAAGGGGGCTCCCCCACACAACACAAACTTCTCGTTAATAGAAGCTATTCACTTTCTGGCTTAATTCTAACCCCCATTAAGCTCTTTGCTTCATATACCTTTTCATTAGCATGTATCTTAACATATAACTCACCATAATCTCTGTCAGATTCTATAACCTTTATGTCATCAAAAGGGATTTTAATCCCACCATCAAACATAAAGTTACCATCTTTCCAAGTATCAATAATTCCTGAGCCATTATATATATTTCTATCTTTAACCTCTTTGAAATCTTCATTTAGTTTTTTTGTCCAAATCTCTATGTCTACTTTTAATTCAATGCCTTCAAACTTAACAACATTGTCACTAGCATCTTTTAGTTCTGGATATACAATGATCCCATCATCCTGTAGATCTTCATCCCAATTTTTTGAAGAAGCGTCAACATAGGCTTTAACTGCAGTTGCTAACACTTCTTTTTGAATATGTTCATTACTTTTTTCTTCTGGTTGAGAATTTTCATTGGGACTTGCAGTAGATCCATTTTCACCGCTACACCCAACTAAAACAAAAAGTCCAATAATTAAAATGCTCGCTAAAAGAAGGTTTTTGTTACTCATTTTTATTCACCTTTTTTCAATAGTGCCATTAAACCCGCAATTATTAACAATACAAAAGCTAGACTATAGGCGAAACTAATACTTATCACACCACCTACTGCACTAACAATCATTAGCCACCCACCAAGCTTTGTTTTGCTTTTTACCAAAGAAGCACCAACGATCCCAATAATTGATAGTAGAACTGCTAACCACCCCATTCCTATAACCCCTGATGCGCCTTCTGCACCTAGGGCGCTGCCTAAACCACCAAAGAATAAAGCAAACAACGCACCAAAGAAACCAAAAATTCCGCCAATTAAACCTATAACAAATTCGGTTGTTCTTTTTCCCATGTATCTCCCACCCCTACTTTCGATCTTGCTCTTTTTACTATACTTTTACTATACTTCCTTATAAATCTTTTGTTTTTTGTATATACTTTGCTAATAGATTGTTGAATTCCATTCTTATAGATATTTCACTAATAGAATTACTATGTCATTGCTTGATTTTGTTTCATTTGTAAAAAGAGGAAGGAATAGACAAACCGTTTTTCACGCACTAGACAAACCAAGCATGCCATCAGAACTCACAAGAAAGATTTATGGTAAAACAAGCAACACTTTTTTTAATATTATTTCAAGAGCATTAACGGAACTTACAGAGAAAAAGCTTGTTGAAGTTGTTAATCCAAAGGAGAAGACTGGCAGAATTTATCGAAAGACAACATTAGGTAAACATGTTGAGAAAAATATACGCCTACTTAAATAAATTCATTACTTTTCCAGAAGGAGCCATTTCCAAAGTGGCAAAATGGTTATCTTTTTTCCCTTTTCTCTCACAACATCTTCTTGATCCTGTGTTATAACTGTTCCTTCTTTAAGTCGAAAGCGAGTCATTGTCTCTAAAAGCCCCTGTATCTCTCTGTCTTTGTTGTTAGTAAGAGTTTCAGTTACCTGGAATGCTTCAACAATAGCCGCTCCTTGTCGTACAATAAAGTCACATTCGTAGATCTCTTTAGCAAAGTAAATCGCCTTATTTTGGCGTTTGAGTTGCAGGAAGACAACATTCTCAAGTAATCTTCCCCGGTCATGAGCTGGTCGAAATCCAACAAGCCTACTCAGTGCCGGATCAATGGCATACACTTTCTTTGGTGCATATATCTGCTTTGCAAGAGAGGGGTCATAACGCGACAACACAAAAAAAAGATAGCTGTTCTCCAAATAAGCAAAATACTCCCGAATAGTTGTTGCACTCGAAAGCCCGGTAAGATGACGAATCTTGTTAAAGCTTAGTTCCTTCCCGAGATTACTTGCTGCAAAATAACCCGTCTCTTTAAGTGGCCTTTCGTCAGGCAGCTTGTATCGAGTAATAATGTCGCGATAAATAATGTTTTCATAGAGGGTAACGAGGTATTCTTCTTTTCCAGTAAGAAGAAACTCAGGAAATCCTCCTGCAGAGAGGTATTCATTTAAATCTCGTTTCAAAAGGCTCTTTTGCTTAGACGTCAATCGCTGTACATCGACGTTTTTCTCTTTCTTCCACCATAAGAACTCTTTGAAGGAGAAAGGATAAAGGGGAAATGATACATATCTCCCGGTGAGATGCGTTCCAAATTCTCTGCTGAGCATTGTTGCATTAGAACCAGTAATGAATACTTTCTTTTTTTCATCATGCAAGCGACGGACAAATCGCTCCCATCCTGAAACGTTTTGTATTTCATCAAAAATAAAAACTGAACGTTCGCCAAACAATTCCAACAATAACTCGTACATCAATGCAAAATCATGAACACTAAAGGACAGAAACCGTTCATCATCAAAATTAACATAGTAATTGTCTACTTTTTCTCTGAGTTCAAGCAACAGCGTTGATTTCCCAGAACGTCG
Protein-coding sequences here:
- the eno gene encoding phosphopyruvate hydratase, whose product is MATISQIKAREILSSGSTPSLEVSADLSDGTRATASVPFGASAGIHEATVLLDGDSKRYLGKGMLKAVENVNKKIAPTLLGKDAQNQEAIDQWMIQLDGTENKSKFGANAILGVSLAVARAAAQSRKQAFYHYLRETFSLPITSFVLPCPMMVVIEGGVHADQSADLQEYMISPVGASTVKESVRYGIETYLHLKKVLKSKSLNANVGNEGAFAPAGLATNDAPLGLMLEAIKNAGYQPGKDIGLSLDPAVSEIFEDGKYILSKDNKELSSEEMIEYFAAWIKKYPEIITLEDALHEDDWEYWPKLTAKLGSKLPIIGDDLTVTNPKRLQKAIDLKAINAILIKLNQIGTLTETINCCMLARKHGMITIISHRGGGETNDTTMIDLAVAVNAAFVKVGPSRGERVCKYNRLMEIEDELGKKASFVGHDFKKIH
- a CDS encoding DUF4064 domain-containing protein, with protein sequence MGKRTTEFVIGLIGGIFGFFGALFALFFGGLGSALGAEGASGVIGMGWLAVLLSIIGIVGASLVKSKTKLGGWLMIVSAVGGVISISFAYSLAFVLLIIAGLMALLKKGE
- a CDS encoding ArsR family transcriptional regulator, which codes for MSLLDFVSFVKRGRNRQTVFHALDKPSMPSELTRKIYGKTSNTFFNIISRALTELTEKKLVEVVNPKEKTGRIYRKTTLGKHVEKNIRLLK
- a CDS encoding ATP-binding protein → MEKNILRELLLEQDQKKPLKSLVQRELWSTLSSHLRTPFIVIVSGVRRSGKSTLLLELREKVDNYYVNFDDERFLSFSVHDFALMYELLLELFGERSVFIFDEIQNVSGWERFVRRLHDEKKKVFITGSNATMLSREFGTHLTGRYVSFPLYPFSFKEFLWWKKEKNVDVQRLTSKQKSLLKRDLNEYLSAGGFPEFLLTGKEEYLVTLYENIIYRDIITRYKLPDERPLKETGYFAASNLGKELSFNKIRHLTGLSSATTIREYFAYLENSYLFFVLSRYDPSLAKQIYAPKKVYAIDPALSRLVGFRPAHDRGRLLENVVFLQLKRQNKAIYFAKEIYECDFIVRQGAAIVEAFQVTETLTNNKDREIQGLLETMTRFRLKEGTVITQDQEDVVREKGKKITILPLWKWLLLEK